The Lacrimispora xylanolytica genome has a segment encoding these proteins:
- a CDS encoding ribonucleoside-diphosphate reductase subunit alpha has product MDIRDKNKELLQLFQDVPELLAVLKGIEEKWQDPSYGLVHLYDKFMAFYKGEETISDRFKVLIQAAVELTTQEAPDWEYISARLLMLQFELGLKKELKLQKIESFYQKICVLTKEELYGDYILKHYTKNEIDRYEAYIDPSRNHCLNYSGLELLLSRYVIRSRQNVPMETPQEMFMGIAMHLAMEEKSDREAWVKRFYDMLSSLKVTMATPTLSNARKPYHQLSSCFIDTVPDSLDGIYRSIDSFAKVSKFGGGMGLYFGKVRAAGSTIRGFKGAAGGVIRWIKLANDTAVAVDQLGVRQGAVAVYLDAWHKDLPEFLAIRTNNGDDRMKAHDVFPAVCYPNLFWKMVKENIEGDWHLMCPHEILSVKGWSLEDSYGALWEERYLDCISDSRIQKRVIPIKDIIRLILKSAVETGTPFAFNRDIVNEANPNGHSGIIYCSNLCTEIAQNMSGVEEIEQRYETINGETVVVTVTKPGDFVVCNLASLSLGNIDLSDPQELTQLTRSAVRALDNVIDLNFFPVPYAKLNNLRYRPIGLGVSGYHHMLAKNQIAWESEDHLKFADRIFETINFAAIEASSDFAAEKGSYERFDGSDWQTGAYFSKRRYDSPEWEHLRKRVASSGMRNGWLMAIAPTSSTSMIAGTTAGLDPVMSRYYLEEKKHGLVPRVAPDLTPETFWRYKNAHLIDQKWSIRAAGVRQRHVDQAQSMNLYITNDYTLRQVLNLYILAWESGVKTIYYVRSKSLEVEECEACSS; this is encoded by the coding sequence ATGGATATAAGAGACAAAAACAAAGAGCTTTTACAATTATTTCAAGATGTGCCGGAGCTTTTAGCAGTGCTAAAGGGCATCGAGGAAAAGTGGCAGGACCCATCCTATGGCCTTGTTCATTTATATGATAAATTTATGGCATTTTATAAAGGGGAGGAAACCATTTCTGACCGGTTTAAAGTGCTTATTCAGGCAGCCGTGGAGCTGACCACACAGGAAGCACCCGACTGGGAATACATTAGTGCCAGGCTATTAATGCTACAATTTGAGCTGGGCCTGAAAAAAGAGCTGAAGCTGCAGAAGATTGAAAGCTTTTACCAGAAGATATGTGTTCTAACAAAGGAAGAGCTTTACGGGGATTATATACTAAAACATTACACTAAGAATGAAATTGACCGCTATGAGGCGTACATAGATCCGTCAAGAAATCATTGCCTTAATTACTCTGGGCTGGAGCTTCTTCTTAGCCGGTATGTAATCAGAAGTCGCCAGAATGTCCCCATGGAAACGCCCCAGGAGATGTTTATGGGCATCGCCATGCATCTGGCTATGGAAGAGAAGAGCGACCGGGAGGCTTGGGTAAAACGCTTTTACGATATGCTCAGCTCTTTAAAAGTGACCATGGCAACTCCAACACTATCCAACGCCAGAAAGCCTTATCATCAGCTTTCTTCCTGTTTTATTGACACAGTACCGGACAGCCTTGACGGAATATACCGGAGTATAGACAGCTTTGCTAAAGTAAGTAAATTTGGAGGTGGCATGGGCCTTTATTTCGGTAAGGTTCGTGCGGCAGGAAGTACCATTCGTGGGTTTAAGGGAGCAGCAGGCGGGGTGATTCGCTGGATCAAGCTTGCCAATGACACTGCGGTAGCGGTAGATCAGTTAGGGGTACGTCAGGGAGCGGTAGCCGTATATCTGGATGCCTGGCATAAAGATCTGCCGGAGTTTCTGGCCATCAGGACCAACAATGGAGATGACCGTATGAAGGCCCATGATGTTTTTCCAGCTGTCTGCTATCCCAATCTCTTCTGGAAGATGGTAAAGGAGAATATAGAAGGGGACTGGCATCTTATGTGCCCCCACGAGATTCTATCTGTAAAGGGCTGGTCACTGGAGGACTCCTATGGCGCTCTTTGGGAGGAACGGTACTTGGACTGTATAAGTGACAGCCGCATTCAGAAACGGGTCATTCCTATCAAAGATATAATCCGCCTTATATTGAAAAGTGCGGTAGAGACAGGAACTCCATTTGCCTTTAACCGGGATATTGTAAATGAAGCCAATCCAAATGGACACAGCGGAATCATTTATTGCAGCAACCTCTGTACGGAAATTGCTCAAAATATGAGTGGAGTAGAAGAAATTGAGCAGCGCTACGAGACCATCAACGGAGAAACGGTAGTGGTTACGGTTACAAAACCTGGAGATTTTGTGGTATGTAACCTGGCCAGCCTCTCCCTTGGTAATATTGATCTAAGTGACCCGCAAGAGCTGACTCAGCTTACCAGAAGTGCAGTGAGAGCCCTTGACAATGTCATTGATTTAAATTTCTTTCCAGTGCCTTATGCAAAGCTTAACAATCTTCGTTATCGTCCCATTGGCCTTGGGGTAAGCGGATATCACCACATGCTGGCAAAGAATCAGATTGCATGGGAGTCAGAAGACCATCTTAAGTTTGCAGACCGCATTTTTGAGACCATTAATTTTGCTGCGATTGAAGCCAGCAGTGATTTTGCGGCGGAGAAGGGCAGCTATGAAAGGTTTGATGGCAGTGACTGGCAGACAGGAGCCTATTTTTCCAAACGCCGCTATGATTCACCAGAATGGGAACACCTGCGTAAAAGGGTTGCTTCCTCTGGTATGAGAAATGGCTGGTTAATGGCGATTGCGCCCACCAGCAGTACCAGCATGATCGCCGGCACGACAGCAGGCCTTGATCCTGTTATGAGCCGTTACTATCTGGAAGAAAAGAAACATGGCCTTGTTCCCCGTGTGGCCCCTGACTTGACACCTGAAACATTTTGGAGATATAAAAATGCTCACTTAATCGATCAGAAATGGTCCATTCGGGCCGCTGGTGTCCGCCAGAGGCATGTGGACCAGGCCCAAAGCATGAATCTTTACATTACCAACGATTACACCCTGCGCCAGGTGTTAAATCTTTACATTCTGGCCTGGGAATCCGGGGTAAAGACCATCTATTATGTAAGATCCAAGAGTCTGGAAGTAGAGGAATGTGAAGCCTGCTCCAGTTAA
- a CDS encoding cupin domain-containing protein, which produces MRKPEKGQKWVFNEEIRGEQASEGVERKLLAYCDEMMCVENHFETGAIGKLHHHPHTQITYVASGVFEFTIGEETKVVKVGDTLLKQDGIVHGCVCLEKGILVDIFTPMREDFL; this is translated from the coding sequence ATGAGAAAACCGGAAAAGGGACAGAAATGGGTATTTAATGAGGAAATCAGGGGCGAGCAGGCTTCAGAAGGTGTGGAGCGAAAGTTACTGGCATATTGCGATGAGATGATGTGCGTGGAAAATCACTTTGAAACGGGTGCCATTGGTAAGCTTCATCATCACCCCCACACTCAGATCACTTATGTGGCAAGCGGAGTTTTTGAGTTTACCATTGGGGAAGAGACAAAAGTTGTAAAGGTCGGAGACACCCTGTTAAAGCAGGATGGCATCGTCCATGGCTGCGTTTGTTTAGAAAAAGGAATCCTGGTTGATATTTTCACTCCTATGAGGGAAGACTTCTTATAA
- a CDS encoding N-acetylmuramoyl-L-alanine amidase family protein, with amino-acid sequence MINFKNVLTASASALLLATIISTAAITTAYAEEETGPAFAPPITKISGPEIGPGANRSSKLVVVLDPGHGKVDGHYSGCNFEYNGTKYYEDEINMKISTYTKKYLEENTDYAVYLTKDSVEKTVPLEQRAAFAASVHADLFVSQHVDSAPGNGVTKNAYGVSSMAPKTGRFNNELALQSQEAANTILGQLSSIGLHNRGLILRDSQNGTMFPDGSLADYYAIPRYSQMYGIRGFIIEHGFINHTSDLTLYLSTEESYKALGEADAKGIIEYLKKAGKSTFTTTTEAAQVPPVEGAPASVPAGPAA; translated from the coding sequence ATGATCAATTTTAAAAACGTATTAACGGCCTCTGCCAGTGCCTTATTACTGGCAACTATTATCTCCACTGCCGCCATTACTACCGCATATGCGGAAGAAGAAACAGGGCCAGCGTTTGCTCCTCCAATTACAAAAATAAGCGGACCGGAAATCGGGCCAGGCGCTAACCGTTCATCGAAGCTGGTGGTGGTTTTAGATCCAGGCCACGGCAAAGTTGACGGACATTATTCCGGTTGCAATTTTGAATATAACGGAACCAAGTATTACGAAGATGAAATCAATATGAAAATTTCTACCTATACAAAAAAATACTTAGAAGAGAATACGGACTATGCAGTCTATTTAACAAAGGACAGCGTGGAGAAAACCGTTCCATTAGAGCAAAGAGCTGCATTTGCGGCTTCTGTCCATGCGGATCTCTTTGTCAGTCAGCATGTGGATTCAGCTCCGGGCAATGGAGTAACTAAAAATGCCTATGGAGTAAGCTCCATGGCACCGAAAACAGGCCGCTTCAACAACGAACTTGCCCTTCAGTCCCAGGAAGCCGCCAATACCATTTTAGGACAGCTCAGCTCTATAGGGCTTCATAACAGAGGTCTGATCCTTAGAGATTCTCAAAATGGAACCATGTTTCCAGACGGAAGCCTGGCGGATTACTATGCAATTCCTCGTTACTCCCAGATGTATGGCATCAGAGGATTTATCATTGAGCACGGATTTATTAATCACACCAGCGATTTGACCTTGTATCTCTCCACGGAAGAGTCTTATAAAGCCCTTGGAGAAGCAGATGCCAAGGGAATTATAGAATATTTAAAGAAAGCCGGTAAGTCAACCTTTACCACAACGACAGAAGCTGCACAAGTACCTCCAGTTGAGGGAGCACCCGCAAGCGTACCTGCAGGACCAGCTGCTTAA
- the rd gene encoding rubredoxin, with protein MAKYVCEPCGYVYDPEIGDPDSGIEPGTAFEDIPDDWVCPVCGVGKDMFVVEE; from the coding sequence ATGGCAAAGTATGTTTGTGAGCCATGCGGATATGTATATGATCCTGAAATCGGTGATCCAGATTCCGGAATCGAGCCAGGTACAGCATTTGAGGATATTCCAGATGATTGGGTTTGCCCAGTTTGTGGTGTAGGTAAAGATATGTTCGTAGTAGAAGAATAA
- a CDS encoding GntR family transcriptional regulator, with protein MRLTERNVKETGREYALRMLKENIINLDLIPGSMLSENELSAEMNLSRTPVREALIELSRVKIVEVYPQKGSAVAFIDYELVEEARFMRDVLEGAVVELACRMATEQDIAALTENVRLQEFYMENRFPQKLLELDNEFHQMLFHITSKDQVYHLMDSITIHFDRVRSMSLSAVKDLKTISDHWEIVEAIAAKNGEEAKRLMEKHLSRYKFDEEALRNEYPGYFK; from the coding sequence ATGAGGCTAACAGAACGAAACGTAAAAGAAACTGGGCGGGAGTACGCTCTTCGTATGTTAAAGGAGAATATCATTAACCTGGATCTGATCCCAGGCAGCATGTTAAGTGAGAATGAATTATCTGCTGAGATGAATTTATCCCGGACTCCGGTGCGGGAAGCTTTGATTGAGCTTTCCCGGGTGAAAATCGTCGAGGTGTATCCGCAAAAGGGCAGTGCGGTTGCTTTTATAGATTATGAGCTGGTTGAAGAAGCACGGTTTATGCGGGATGTACTGGAGGGGGCTGTGGTCGAGCTGGCCTGTCGTATGGCGACGGAGCAGGATATCGCTGCTCTTACCGAGAACGTGAGGCTTCAGGAGTTTTATATGGAAAACCGCTTTCCTCAGAAGCTTTTGGAGCTGGATAATGAATTCCACCAAATGCTGTTTCATATCACCAGCAAGGATCAGGTCTACCATCTCATGGACAGCATCACCATACACTTTGACCGGGTGCGCAGTATGTCCCTGTCAGCAGTTAAGGATCTAAAGACAATCTCTGACCACTGGGAAATCGTAGAGGCGATCGCTGCGAAAAATGGAGAAGAGGCAAAACGCTTAATGGAAAAGCATCTGTCCAGATATAAATTTGATGAAGAAGCATTGCGAAACGAGTATCCTGGATATTTTAAGTAA
- a CDS encoding arsenate reductase family protein, translating into MNIQIFGTRKCFDTKKAERYFKERGVKYQFIDLKEKGLSKGEYQSVRQAVGGRDALLCTDCRDQDTLLLIKYTAEEDKDEKILENQQVLKTPIVRNGKMATVGYQPEIWKGWE; encoded by the coding sequence ATGAATATACAAATCTTTGGAACCAGAAAATGCTTTGACACCAAAAAGGCGGAGCGGTATTTTAAAGAGCGGGGCGTCAAATACCAGTTCATAGACTTAAAGGAAAAGGGTTTGAGCAAAGGGGAATATCAAAGTGTGAGACAGGCAGTAGGAGGCAGGGATGCCTTGCTTTGCACCGATTGCCGGGATCAGGATACCCTTCTTCTCATTAAGTACACCGCGGAGGAAGACAAGGACGAAAAGATTCTGGAAAACCAGCAGGTTTTAAAAACCCCTATTGTAAGGAATGGAAAGATGGCAACCGTGGGGTATCAACCAGAGATTTGGAAGGGCTGGGAATAA
- a CDS encoding tRNA dihydrouridine synthase translates to MKYYFAPMEGITGYIYRNAHRKYFKDIDVYFTPFIVPTQHRVFSSREKNDFLPEHNQGLEVIPQILTNKWEDFVWAAGELKQYGYQEVNLNLGCPSATVVSKGKGSGFIGEPDKLDHFLEEIFAALDIKISIKTRIGKDHPDEFSHLMEIFNKYPLSELIIHPRVQKDFYRNEPNLLVFKEALISSKNPLCYNGNLSVTREYETFIRDFPSIDRVMMGRGLIVNPGLAGDFKRGDKPDKKRLKAFHDEVLSGYVEIISGDRNVLFKMKELWAYMIQIFLEGDKHAKKIRKSQNLLDYKNAVESLFEELELKWNIL, encoded by the coding sequence ATGAAATATTATTTCGCACCTATGGAGGGGATTACCGGTTACATTTACCGGAATGCCCACCGTAAGTATTTTAAGGACATAGATGTATATTTTACCCCTTTTATCGTGCCGACCCAGCACCGGGTGTTCTCTTCCAGAGAGAAAAATGATTTTCTGCCGGAGCACAATCAGGGTCTGGAAGTCATTCCTCAGATTCTAACGAATAAGTGGGAAGACTTTGTATGGGCAGCAGGAGAACTGAAACAGTACGGCTACCAGGAGGTTAATTTAAACTTAGGCTGTCCGTCTGCAACGGTTGTGTCAAAAGGCAAAGGCTCCGGTTTTATTGGTGAGCCGGATAAACTGGATCATTTTCTGGAAGAGATTTTTGCAGCTCTTGATATAAAAATTTCCATCAAAACAAGAATTGGAAAAGACCATCCCGATGAGTTTTCCCATCTAATGGAAATCTTTAATAAATATCCCTTAAGCGAGCTGATTATTCATCCCAGAGTCCAAAAAGATTTTTATAGAAATGAGCCGAACCTCTTAGTATTTAAAGAAGCTCTCATTTCCAGTAAAAATCCCCTTTGTTATAATGGCAATTTATCTGTGACCAGAGAATATGAAACGTTTATCAGGGACTTCCCTTCCATTGACCGGGTCATGATGGGAAGAGGATTGATTGTGAATCCTGGACTGGCAGGAGACTTTAAACGTGGGGACAAGCCAGATAAAAAACGATTAAAGGCCTTCCATGATGAGGTGTTGTCCGGGTATGTAGAAATCATTTCCGGGGATAGAAATGTCCTGTTTAAAATGAAGGAGCTTTGGGCCTATATGATACAGATTTTTTTAGAAGGGGATAAGCATGCTAAAAAGATCCGTAAGTCCCAGAACCTGCTGGATTATAAAAATGCAGTAGAATCCCTGTTTGAAGAATTGGAATTAAAATGGAACATTTTGTGA
- a CDS encoding mannitol dehydrogenase family protein, translating into MKLNRSCLKNREAFEQISVKLPEYDWDRMVQATEEAPRWIHFGAGNIFRGFIAELQQRLLEEGLEETGIIAADTFDFDIIDKIYHPYDNMTMMVRLKPDGTMEREVIASIAKGVKADTKNSEDFGYLVKAFEKPSLQMVSFTITEKGYALTDFKGEFFPFVKKDMEEGPEKASHAMSVVTALLLKRYQAGGYPLALVSMDNCSHNGEKLKSSVVTIAEAWVKAGFAPTEFKAWAEDESKVSYPWSMIDKITPRPAEVVEKALKADGIEDMAPVITSKNTYIAPFVNAEVPQYLVVEDRFPAGRPALEKAGVYMTDRDTVNKTERMKVTTCLNPLHTALAVYGCLLGYNSIAAEMKDEDLKALVERIGYVEGMPVVTNPGILKPVDFLKEVIEYRLPNPFIPDTPQRIATDTSQKIPIRFGETIKAYMEDETLNVDDLTAIPLAIAGWLRYLLEVDDEGNTMEISSDPMLPELKEQLKDIKFGEPDSMKDGLQGVLSNPVLFGTDLVNAGLSDKIETMLHKMIAGPGAVRRTLHEYLESSH; encoded by the coding sequence ATGAAGCTGAATCGTTCATGTCTAAAGAACCGGGAAGCCTTTGAACAGATTTCCGTAAAGCTCCCTGAGTACGATTGGGATCGTATGGTACAGGCTACGGAGGAGGCGCCAAGATGGATCCATTTTGGTGCAGGTAATATTTTCAGAGGTTTTATTGCAGAACTGCAGCAGCGTCTTTTAGAAGAAGGACTGGAAGAGACCGGTATCATTGCAGCAGATACCTTTGATTTTGATATCATTGATAAAATATACCACCCTTACGACAACATGACCATGATGGTGCGTTTAAAGCCCGATGGCACCATGGAGCGGGAGGTAATCGCCAGCATTGCAAAAGGGGTGAAAGCGGATACTAAAAATTCAGAAGATTTTGGTTATCTGGTCAAAGCCTTTGAAAAGCCGTCTCTTCAGATGGTAAGCTTTACCATAACAGAAAAAGGCTATGCCCTTACTGACTTTAAAGGCGAATTTTTCCCATTTGTGAAAAAGGATATGGAGGAAGGACCGGAAAAAGCATCTCACGCCATGAGCGTAGTAACAGCCCTTCTTTTAAAACGTTATCAGGCAGGCGGCTATCCCCTTGCCCTTGTGAGCATGGATAATTGCAGCCATAATGGTGAAAAACTGAAATCCAGCGTGGTAACGATTGCAGAAGCATGGGTAAAAGCAGGCTTTGCACCAACAGAGTTTAAGGCATGGGCAGAGGATGAATCCAAAGTATCCTATCCATGGTCCATGATTGATAAAATCACACCAAGACCGGCTGAAGTAGTAGAAAAGGCACTGAAAGCAGACGGAATTGAGGATATGGCACCTGTTATCACCAGCAAGAACACCTATATTGCTCCTTTCGTGAATGCAGAGGTTCCACAGTATCTTGTAGTAGAAGACCGTTTTCCAGCTGGCAGACCTGCCCTTGAAAAGGCTGGGGTCTATATGACTGACCGGGATACGGTGAACAAAACAGAGCGAATGAAGGTTACTACCTGTTTAAATCCACTTCATACGGCATTAGCTGTATACGGCTGTCTTCTTGGATACAACAGCATTGCAGCAGAGATGAAGGATGAGGACTTAAAAGCCCTTGTTGAGCGGATTGGATATGTGGAGGGTATGCCGGTAGTGACTAATCCTGGTATCTTAAAGCCAGTGGATTTCTTAAAAGAGGTCATTGAGTATCGACTTCCCAATCCATTTATTCCAGATACTCCTCAGAGAATTGCTACGGATACCAGCCAGAAGATCCCCATCCGCTTTGGTGAGACCATTAAAGCCTATATGGAGGATGAGACGTTGAATGTGGATGATTTAACAGCCATTCCTCTTGCCATTGCCGGCTGGCTTCGCTATCTTCTGGAAGTGGATGACGAAGGAAATACCATGGAAATCAGCAGCGATCCTATGCTTCCTGAGCTGAAAGAGCAGTTAAAGGATATAAAATTTGGGGAGCCAGATTCCATGAAAGATGGATTACAAGGAGTCCTTTCAAATCCCGTACTTTTTGGCACCGACCTTGTAAACGCTGGGCTTTCCGATAAAATAGAAACAATGCTTCATAAGATGATTGCCGGACCAGGTGCAGTGCGTCGGACGCTGCATGAATATTTAGAGTCCTCTCATTGA
- a CDS encoding S8 family peptidase, which yields MSKILDNGYYDLMITTALAPTYDTGDNITYLNRQNSLLHIPIGTPNPCDLGRHSSSSFPALYTQTSTVSLEKSGVTTVQNNPDLALFGSGVLVAVIDTGIDYRHKAFRNSDGTTRIVSIWDQTIQTGTIPEEFTFGSEYSREVINTALSSEDPLSIVPTTDTNGHGTAIASILAGSPDEEQDFRGVAPQAEYIIIKLKEAKESLKTIFFVPQDKKCYQESDLILGTRYAVTVAARYNRPVVICIAMGSSQGGHTGRGPISDYLDHLTLLPGTGVSVSAGNEGNDQRHYFNSTAAPPFYNDVELRIGEDDTMFSMEIWSFSPARLTIDISSPNRESTQPIFPTLNQCRRFTFIFNQTAIYVNNTIFEEKTGDQMILLRFSNPLPGIWYLRIQATDNEPFSFHSWLPAGDLISNGTFFLNSNPDTTITSPGNTRHTLAVTAYNQNNDSILPTSSRGYTRTGQIKPDIAAPGYQLTCAVPGNLYGTATGTGAAAAHAAGILAMVFEWAIVRGNYLRMTGNDANRLMISGAVRNPAYSYPNNIWGYGQVEVNRLFERLLAP from the coding sequence TTGTCCAAAATTCTAGATAATGGTTACTACGACTTAATGATCACTACAGCTCTGGCTCCCACTTATGATACGGGTGACAACATTACATATTTGAACCGTCAAAACTCGCTGCTCCATATTCCCATTGGAACCCCAAACCCCTGTGATTTAGGACGGCATTCATCCAGCAGTTTCCCGGCTTTGTATACCCAAACTTCCACGGTCAGCCTTGAAAAATCCGGTGTTACTACAGTTCAGAACAATCCTGACCTTGCTCTTTTTGGAAGCGGAGTGTTAGTGGCCGTTATTGATACGGGCATTGATTACAGGCATAAAGCATTTAGAAACAGCGATGGAACCACACGAATTGTTTCCATCTGGGATCAGACCATACAGACCGGCACCATTCCTGAAGAATTTACTTTTGGATCTGAATATAGCAGAGAAGTGATTAATACTGCCTTAAGTTCAGAAGATCCTCTTTCCATTGTTCCAACAACAGATACCAATGGGCATGGTACAGCGATCGCAAGCATTTTGGCTGGAAGCCCTGATGAAGAGCAGGACTTTAGGGGAGTTGCTCCGCAGGCGGAATATATTATCATAAAGCTTAAGGAAGCGAAGGAAAGCCTAAAAACTATCTTCTTTGTGCCTCAGGATAAGAAATGTTATCAGGAGTCTGATCTTATTCTTGGCACTCGCTATGCTGTAACTGTTGCGGCTCGCTACAATCGTCCCGTTGTCATATGCATTGCCATGGGCAGCAGCCAGGGAGGGCATACAGGCAGAGGGCCAATCAGTGATTATCTGGACCACCTTACACTTCTTCCAGGCACTGGAGTCTCTGTATCTGCTGGGAATGAAGGAAATGATCAGAGGCATTATTTTAATTCCACTGCCGCTCCTCCGTTCTATAATGATGTGGAACTTAGAATCGGAGAGGATGACACCATGTTCTCCATGGAAATCTGGTCCTTTTCTCCAGCCAGGCTTACCATTGATATATCTTCTCCAAACCGCGAATCCACACAGCCCATTTTTCCCACGTTGAACCAATGCAGGAGATTTACCTTCATATTCAACCAAACTGCAATCTATGTAAATAACACGATCTTTGAAGAAAAAACCGGAGATCAAATGATTCTACTTCGTTTCAGTAACCCTCTTCCCGGCATCTGGTATCTACGCATTCAGGCAACTGATAATGAGCCCTTTTCGTTTCATTCCTGGCTCCCTGCCGGAGACCTTATATCAAACGGAACCTTTTTCTTAAACTCTAACCCGGATACGACCATTACTTCGCCTGGAAATACAAGACACACCTTGGCGGTCACTGCCTATAATCAAAATAACGATAGCATTCTTCCTACCTCCAGCAGAGGTTATACAAGAACCGGCCAGATCAAGCCAGATATTGCAGCACCAGGGTATCAGCTTACATGTGCTGTACCAGGAAATCTATACGGCACAGCCACAGGTACAGGCGCTGCTGCTGCCCATGCTGCAGGAATTCTTGCCATGGTCTTTGAATGGGCTATTGTAAGAGGAAATTATTTAAGAATGACCGGAAATGATGCCAATCGTCTTATGATAAGCGGAGCGGTCCGCAATCCTGCCTACTCATATCCCAATAATATCTGGGGATACGGTCAGGTAGAGGTAAATCGTCTGTTTGAACGGCTTTTAGCCCCCTAA
- the uxuA gene encoding mannonate dehydratase: MKMIMRWFPFGDDSVTLAQIRQTPGVSGVATCLPKIPVGEVWPLPILKSLRDEIHEAGLEMEVIESVNIHEDIKKGLPTRDKYIEAYQKTLEHLRDVGVKCLCYNFMPVMDWARSDLSYVTEDGSSVMAYRHEEVLQMNPEKMAKAMEGKARGYSLPGWEPERLHAMAQDIEFYQSMTREQYWDNMKYFLDAVIPYAEKYDIKMAIHPDDPPWPLYGLPKVITNAENIRTFLSLNESPYNGLTLCTGSLGSDLSNDLPAMMREFGGMKRIHFAHLRNVKHISEKDFDEAAHLSSCGDLDMYEIVNALYESGFEGYIRPDHGRMIWGEQARPGYGLYDRAIGANYLLGLWEAIDKSHKNKR; the protein is encoded by the coding sequence ATGAAAATGATCATGCGTTGGTTCCCTTTTGGGGATGACAGCGTTACTCTGGCCCAGATCCGTCAGACCCCAGGTGTTTCGGGTGTAGCCACCTGCCTTCCAAAGATACCGGTAGGAGAGGTCTGGCCGCTTCCGATACTTAAGTCCCTGAGAGATGAGATTCATGAGGCTGGTCTTGAGATGGAGGTAATTGAAAGTGTAAACATCCATGAAGATATTAAAAAGGGCCTGCCCACCAGGGATAAGTACATTGAAGCCTATCAAAAGACCCTGGAGCATCTAAGAGATGTAGGGGTGAAATGCCTTTGCTATAACTTCATGCCGGTCATGGACTGGGCTAGAAGTGATTTGTCCTATGTGACGGAAGACGGAAGCAGCGTCATGGCCTACCGCCATGAAGAAGTGCTTCAGATGAATCCGGAAAAGATGGCAAAAGCCATGGAAGGAAAAGCAAGAGGCTATTCTCTGCCGGGCTGGGAACCGGAACGTCTTCATGCCATGGCTCAGGACATTGAATTCTATCAGAGCATGACAAGAGAGCAGTATTGGGATAATATGAAGTATTTTCTGGATGCAGTCATTCCTTATGCGGAGAAATACGATATTAAGATGGCCATTCATCCCGACGATCCGCCCTGGCCGCTGTACGGACTTCCAAAAGTCATAACAAATGCAGAGAACATCCGCACCTTCCTTTCATTAAATGAAAGCCCATATAACGGACTCACCTTATGTACAGGAAGCTTGGGAAGCGATCTAAGCAATGATTTGCCGGCAATGATGAGAGAATTCGGCGGAATGAAGCGGATTCATTTTGCCCATCTTCGCAATGTAAAGCATATTTCCGAAAAGGATTTTGACGAAGCGGCACATCTTTCTTCCTGCGGCGATCTGGATATGTATGAGATTGTAAACGCTCTTTATGAATCTGGATTTGAGGGATATATCCGGCCTGATCATGGACGAATGATTTGGGGAGAGCAGGCCCGTCCAGGCTATGGCCTTTATGACCGGGCGATCGGAGCAAATTACCTGCTGGGATTATGGGAAGCCATTGACAAATCCCATAAAAACAAAAGATAG